The following is a genomic window from Bactrocera tryoni isolate S06 chromosome 2, CSIRO_BtryS06_freeze2, whole genome shotgun sequence.
cagAATCCTTTCCGTCACCTAAAgtgaaaatttatgcgaaatccgtgaagagCAAAAGTGTAGATATCAcactacgaaacgtttttgataaaaaaaatttttttacaaaatggtggaggtttgaaaaaaaagtttcgtaatTTCCctgtttttttgtggttcggaattaaaaaaaaaaataaattattcaaaagttcttcgtagtgcgataatataatgtataagaaagctctgtctaaaatttcataaaatttcatgtgaatcggttgagtagaacttgagatatcatgcacaccgtttctagaaaagtagttatgagaaaaactaGGGCCCCTATTATGAGTTGCATTCGATCTTCGACAACGATCGAAAATGCTGGTCGAACGAATTTGCATTTGGTATTACGACGCTCATTCGATGAAGATTGGCGTTATTGTGAATTGCaatcattttgaattttcacGATAGTATACATCTGTCAGATGGTGTAAAAACTAAAAGCGTTTTGTTTACGAAGTGTGGAAGTAAAACtaactaatattttataaataaagaaaatataaataaaagttaaaataaaatatgactaCGACTGAGTTGTGGTTTGGCGATTCTTCAGAGGAGGATGAAAGCTTACTGGAATTGGCTAGAAATAGAAAGAAGCTAAGGGACGCTTCCAACCCTTTGGAATTGGATTCCGCTACGTAAGTACAATGCTATTTGTTAGAAGTTTCTACATGTTCAAcatttaggaaattttatttgtagatttataaaaaacttcCGTTTGTCGAAAGAGGCGTTTGTTGATTTGCTGTCCGCTACAGAGGAGATGCTGCAGCGATGCACACGAGCGAAATCTATTCCCAGTATACTAAAATTGGCAACAACTTTACGATTTTGTGCTCAGGGATCGTATCAACTTAGTATAGGGAATGAAAACATGCTTGGACATGCACAGCCCACGGTGTCTGTGGTACTATCTGAGGTACTCGATGCCCTGGAGAATTTCATTTGCCAAAGATGgataaaattcaattatacCGAGGCTGAAATGCAACAAGCAAAATCTCATTTTTATAGCAATACAAGATTTCCTGGGGTAATTGGTTGTGTTGATGGTACACACATCAAAATTGTGGCTCCCAAAAAGGAGTTGCAGCATTTATATTACAACAGAAAAGGATTCTTTAGCATTAATGCTGTGATTGTAAGTATGCAAACAAGTTTATCGTAAATTTGTAGTTGAGCATTTTTggcttttatattaattacagGTTTGTGATCATACAATGAACATACGGTATATAAATGCAAAGAATCCGGGGGCAACGCATGATTCAATGATTTTCAACATGTCAGCATTGAAAGCATATTTAGAACAGCAAGTCGAAAATGGTCTTCGCAATACTTGGCTACttggtacatatatgtttgtctAAAAAAGCAAAacgttatattttttagaataattttttttctgaataggAGACGCTGGATACGCTCTAAAAACATATTTGATGACACCTTTTAGAAATTCTGAAGAAGGATCTCCAGAAAGCAGATACAATACACAACATTCGAGAGCAAGAAATATAGTAGAGCGCACTATTGGAGTGTTGAAAAATAGATTCAGATGTTTGTTACAAGCAA
Proteins encoded in this region:
- the LOC120768726 gene encoding putative nuclease HARBI1; this encodes MNIRYINAKNPGATHDSMIFNMSALKAYLEQQVENGLRNTWLLGDAGYALKTYLMTPFRNSEEGSPESRYNTQHSRARNIVERTIGVLKNRFRCLLQARALHYSPKKATQIINVCAALHNICIFYKVEISPEEFPNEANDSHGGVIEVESDNDSEAGAIRNRMSRTF
- the LOC120768725 gene encoding uncharacterized protein LOC120768725, whose product is MTTTELWFGDSSEEDESLLELARNRKKLRDASNPLELDSATFIKNFRLSKEAFVDLLSATEEMLQRCTRAKSIPSILKLATTLRFCAQGSYQLSIGNENMLGHAQPTVSVVLSEVLDALENFICQRWIKFNYTEAEMQQAKSHFYSNTRFPGVIGCVDGTHIKIVAPKKELQHLYYNRKGFFSINAVIVSMQTSLS